The Castor canadensis chromosome 13, mCasCan1.hap1v2, whole genome shotgun sequence genome has a window encoding:
- the Nol8 gene encoding nucleolar protein 8 isoform X4 → MGKNPSYRKLYFPLEHTRFIPAFMKANRETKRLFVGGLSQAISERDLQNQFSRFGEVSDVEIITRKDDQGNPQKVFAYVNIRVTEADLKKCMSVLNKTKWKGGTLQIQLAKESFLHRLAEERKEAKVKEENSTTGSTNLEKMGGIDFHMKAVPGTEVPGHKNWVVSKFGRVLPILHLKNQHKHKIMKYDPSKYCHNLKKIGEDFTNTIPISNLTWELEGGNDPMSKKRRGEFSDFHGPPKKIIKVQKGESSTRSKGSSVNSRVSQVMENNISRQQQVAQKAACDSITTSESLPVPNSGIQKPDVLFWTSDLETAWNRNSMSDDGIDSEDKLRMMIAKVENLQRGMCSSINESENDPFEVVRGDFKSDVHKLHSLTNLMISNVSHHVSANTMGDDYEYDSSDTDEIIAMKKNIGKVRNGAEFSQTEKSTRKKTSFKKKELSDCCIKVQKRKNNKESAFSHGLKPLNHKSPSNSCSSHNEESERDEEYKAMMKNCPRVNFTLAELERLAGSDQEVPEKDSECGGPETTSHYKFSRASKSPKTPRGFSRGQWCICPEEILASLLEEENTYSNQKPKENNLKPKFQAFRGVGCLYGKESVKNTLKESITSDNTNEGQGSLKYEDPNSIPMKSGSPYANGLSSKLSSYHPSKKLNTLNHIQPQKGQFTFENQDHKVLSSSNSEKGSKNPISCQLSLKGKKSLSLIAKTHKIGSDKDTCHSAKKIEGASEEKGSDVNSLTSLEIPPKVSPKKDTQKSTADFSLSLSNSSDVTAKDKQAEDNQKRLAALEARQKVKEVQKKLVHNALANLDGHPENKPTHIIFDSDGASEMDEPSPQMQSHPRKELVKESLGKSPGKLFDSSDDGESDSENDSDRFKIKPHFEGRAGQKLMDLQSHFGSDDRFRMDSRFLESDSEEEQEEVNEKKTAEEEELAAEKKKTLNVMQSILNISFNNPMNKGSVVAKKFKDIIRYDPTRQDHATYERKKDDKPKESKAKRKKKREEAEKLPEVSKEIYYDIAMDLKEIFQTTKDISEKEEDTLWNEDCGGEKKEAIREGAALMSGPVQPSGFTFSFFESDTKDVKEETYRVGAVKPGKIAWQGDPRFQDSSAEEEDATEEEDHRKHSHGEETFPVKEHTRFFFFSKNDERLHGSDLFWRGVESNINKSSWEARTNSLLMDEVIKFSSSSSNK, encoded by the exons GTTGGccgaagaaagaaaagaagcaaaagtaaaggaagaaaattcaacAACAGGCAGCACCAACTTGGAAAAGATGGGAGGAATAGATTTCCATATGAAAGCTGTGCCAGGGACAGAAGTACCAGGACATAAA aattGGGTCGTGAGTAAATTTGGACGAGTCTTACCTATTCTTCATCTTAAGAATcaacataaacataaa ATCATGAAATATGATCCATCAAAATACTGCCACAACCTAAAGAAGATAGGGGAGGATTTCACAAATACCATTCCCATAAGTAACCTTACTTGGGAATTGGAAGGAGGCAATGACCCTATGAGTAAGAAACGTCGAGGAGAGTTCTCTGACTTTCATGGCCCTCCCAAAAAGATCATAAAAGTGCAGAAGGGCGAGAGTTCCACTAGGTCCAAGGGTTCTTCTGTGAATTCAAGGGTTAGTCAAGTAATGGAGAATAACATATCCAGACAGCAACAGGTTGCTCAGAAGGCAGCTTGTGATTCCATTACCACTTCTGAGTCACTGCCTGTGCCCAATTCTGGTATTCAAAAACCTGATGTACTTTTTTGGACTTCTGACTTGGAAACTGCTTGGAACAGAAACAGCATGTCTGATGATGGTATTGACTCTGAAGATAAGTTAAGAATGATGATTGCAAAAGTGGAAAATTTACAGAGAGGTATGTGTTCGTCAATAAATGAATCTGAAAATGATCCTTTTGAAGTTGTAAGGGGTGATTTTAAATCAGATGTTCACAAACTTCATTCATTAACAAATTTAATGATCAGTAATGTCTCCCACCATGTTAGTGCAAATACTATGGGAGATGATTATGaatatgactcaagtgatacagaTGAAATCATTGCTATGAAAAAAAACATTGGTAAGGTCAGAAACGGTGCAGAATTTTCACAGACAGAAAAATCTACAcgaaagaaaacatctttcaaaaagaaagagctTTCTGATTGTTGTATTAaagtgcaaaagagaaaaaacaacaaagagtCAGCGTTCAGTCATGGATTGAAGCCTCTTAATCATAAATCTCCATCCAACTCTTGCAGCAGTCACAATGAAGAATCTGAGAGAGATGAAGAATATAAAGCCATGATGAAAAATTGCCCCCGTGTGAATTTCACTTTAGCTGAATTGGAACGGTTGGCTGGTAGTGATCAGGAGGTTCCAGAAAAAGACTCTGAGTGTGGTGGCCCAGAGACCACCAGTCACTACAAGTTCAGCAGAGCCTCCAAGAGTCCCAAGACTCCCCGTGGCTTCTCCAGAGGCCAATGGTGCATTTGTCCTGAGGAGATCTTGGCTTCTCTTTTAGAGGAAGAGAATACTTACAGTAATCAGAAACCaaaggaaaacaacttaaaaccAAAGTTCCAAGCATTCAGAGGAGTGGGCTGTCTCTATGGAAAGGAGTCAGTGAAAAACACCTTGAAAGAGAGTATTACCTCTGATAATACTAATGAAGGTCAGGGTTCCTTAAAATATGAGGATCCCAATAGCATTCCCATGAAAAGTGGATCCCCATATGCTAATGGCTTATCAAGCAAACTGTCTTCATACCATCCTTCTAAGAAGTTGAACACTCTAAACCACATTCAGCCTCAAAAAGGACAATTTACTTTTGAGAACCAGGATCACAAGGTATTGTCCTCTAGCAATTCAGAAAAGGGAAGTAAAAATCCTATTTCTTGTCAGTTGTCATTAAAAGGTAAGAAATCCTTAAGTCTGATTGCAAAGACTCACAAGATAGGGTCTGACAAAGACACTTGCCATAGTGCCAAAAAAATTGAAGGAGCTTCTGAGGAAAAGGGGTCTGATGTCAACAGCCTCACATCTCTTGAGATACCACCAAAGGTTTCTCCCAAGAAAGACACTCAGAAAAGCACAGCTGATTTCTCACTTTCTCTTAGTAATTCGTCAGATGTGACTGCTAAGGATAAACAAGCTGAAGACAATCAGAAGCGTTTGGCAGCCTTGGAGGCAAGGCAGAAAGTCAAAGAAGTGCAGAAGAAGCTGGTGCACAACGCACTGGCAAATTTG GACGGTCACCCAGAGAACAAGCCCACACACATCATCTTTGATTCTGATGGTGCAAGTGAAATGGATGAACCATCCCCTCAGATGCAAAGCCATCCAAGAAAGGAGCTGGTGAAA GAGTCCTTGGGTAAATCACCTGGGAAGCTGTTTGACAGCAGCGATGATGGAGAATCTGATTCTGAGAATGACAGTGACAGGTTCAAAATTAAACCTCACTTTGAGGGCAGAGCTGGACAGAAG CTCATGGATTTACAGTCACACTTTGGCAGCGATGACAGATTCCGCATGGACTCTCGATTTCTAGAGAGTGACAGTGAAGAGGAACAGGAAG aggtaaatgaaaagaaaactgctGAGGAAGAAGAGCTTGctgcagaaaagaagaaaaccctgAATGTTATGCAAAGTATTTTGAATATCAGCTTCAACAACCCTATGAACAAAGGATCAGTAGTTGCTAAGAAATTTAA ggACATCATACGTTATGATCCAACAAGGCAGGACCATGCcacttatgaaagaaaaaaagatgataaaCCGAAAGAAAG TAAAGCAAAacgaaagaagaaaagggaggaagctGAGAAGCTGCCTGAGGTGTCTAAAGAAATATATTATGACATTGCTATGGACTTGAAAGAAATATTCCAAACTACGAAAGACATCAGTGAAAAGGAAGAAGACACACTCTGGAATGAGGACTGTggtggagagaaaaaggaagccaTCCGTGAAGGTGCAGCTCTGATGAGTGGGCCCGTGCAGCCCAGTGGGTTCACATTCTCCTTCTTCGAGTCAGACACTAAAGATGTAAAGGAAG AGACCTACAGAGTTGGAGCAGTGAAACCTGGGAAGATTGCCTGGCAGGGAGACCCTCGATTCCAAGACAGCAGTGCAGAAGAGGAAGATGCAACTGAAGAAGAGGATCACAGAAAGCACAGCCATGG agaagaaacatttcctgtgaaAGAGCacactagatttttctttttttccaagaatGATGAAAGACTTCATG GTTCTGACTTATTCTGGAGAGGTGTGGAAAGTAACATTAACAAGTCTTCTTGGGAGGCCCGAACAAACAGCCTGCTTATG gatGAAGTCATCAAGTTTTCATCTTCATCCTCAAACAAGTAA
- the Nol8 gene encoding nucleolar protein 8 isoform X2, whose product MGKNPSYRKLYFPLEHTRFIPAFMKANRETKRLFVGGLSQAISERDLQNQFSRFGEVSDVEIITRKDDQGNPQKVFAYVNIRVTEADLKKCMSVLNKTKWKGGTLQIQLAKESFLHRLAEERKEAKVKEENSTTGSTNLEKMGGIDFHMKAVPGTEVPGHKNWVVSKFGRVLPILHLKNQHKHKIMKYDPSKYCHNLKKIGEDFTNTIPISNLTWELEGGNDPMSKKRRGEFSDFHGPPKKIIKVQKGESSTRSKGSSVNSRVSQVMENNISRQQQVAQKAACDSITTSESLPVPNSGIQKPDVLFWTSDLETAWNRNSMSDDGIDSEDKLRMMIAKVENLQRGMCSSINESENDPFEVVRGDFKSDVHKLHSLTNLMISNVSHHVSANTMGDDYEYDSSDTDEIIAMKKNIGKVRNGAEFSQTEKSTRKKTSFKKKELSDCCIKVQKRKNNKESAFSHGLKPLNHKSPSNSCSSHNEESERDEEYKAMMKNCPRVNFTLAELERLAGSDQEVPEKDSECGGPETTSHYKFSRASKSPKTPRGFSRGQWCICPEEILASLLEEENTYSNQKPKENNLKPKFQAFRGVGCLYGKESVKNTLKESITSDNTNEGQGSLKYEDPNSIPMKSGSPYANGLSSKLSSYHPSKKLNTLNHIQPQKGQFTFENQDHKVLSSSNSEKGSKNPISCQLSLKGKKSLSLIAKTHKIGSDKDTCHSAKKIEGASEEKGSDVNSLTSLEIPPKVSPKKDTQKSTADFSLSLSNSSDVTAKDKQAEDNQKRLAALEARQKVKEVQKKLVHNALANLDGHPENKPTHIIFDSDGASEMDEPSPQMQSHPRKELVKESLGKSPGKLFDSSDDGESDSENDSDRFKIKPHFEGRAGQKLMDLQSHFGSDDRFRMDSRFLESDSEEEQEEVNEKKTAEEEELAAEKKKTLNVMQSILNISFNNPMNKGSVVAKKFKDIIRYDPTRQDHATYERKKDDKPKESKAKRKKKREEAEKLPEVSKEIYYDIAMDLKEIFQTTKDISEKEEDTLWNEDCGGEKKEAIREGAALMSGPVQPSGFTFSFFESDTKDVKEETYRVGAVKPGKIAWQGDPRFQDSSAEEEDATEEEDHRKHSHGEETFPVKEHTRFFFFSKNDERLHGSDLFWRGVESNINKSSWEARTNSLLMDCRKKHKEAKRKVKPK is encoded by the exons GTTGGccgaagaaagaaaagaagcaaaagtaaaggaagaaaattcaacAACAGGCAGCACCAACTTGGAAAAGATGGGAGGAATAGATTTCCATATGAAAGCTGTGCCAGGGACAGAAGTACCAGGACATAAA aattGGGTCGTGAGTAAATTTGGACGAGTCTTACCTATTCTTCATCTTAAGAATcaacataaacataaa ATCATGAAATATGATCCATCAAAATACTGCCACAACCTAAAGAAGATAGGGGAGGATTTCACAAATACCATTCCCATAAGTAACCTTACTTGGGAATTGGAAGGAGGCAATGACCCTATGAGTAAGAAACGTCGAGGAGAGTTCTCTGACTTTCATGGCCCTCCCAAAAAGATCATAAAAGTGCAGAAGGGCGAGAGTTCCACTAGGTCCAAGGGTTCTTCTGTGAATTCAAGGGTTAGTCAAGTAATGGAGAATAACATATCCAGACAGCAACAGGTTGCTCAGAAGGCAGCTTGTGATTCCATTACCACTTCTGAGTCACTGCCTGTGCCCAATTCTGGTATTCAAAAACCTGATGTACTTTTTTGGACTTCTGACTTGGAAACTGCTTGGAACAGAAACAGCATGTCTGATGATGGTATTGACTCTGAAGATAAGTTAAGAATGATGATTGCAAAAGTGGAAAATTTACAGAGAGGTATGTGTTCGTCAATAAATGAATCTGAAAATGATCCTTTTGAAGTTGTAAGGGGTGATTTTAAATCAGATGTTCACAAACTTCATTCATTAACAAATTTAATGATCAGTAATGTCTCCCACCATGTTAGTGCAAATACTATGGGAGATGATTATGaatatgactcaagtgatacagaTGAAATCATTGCTATGAAAAAAAACATTGGTAAGGTCAGAAACGGTGCAGAATTTTCACAGACAGAAAAATCTACAcgaaagaaaacatctttcaaaaagaaagagctTTCTGATTGTTGTATTAaagtgcaaaagagaaaaaacaacaaagagtCAGCGTTCAGTCATGGATTGAAGCCTCTTAATCATAAATCTCCATCCAACTCTTGCAGCAGTCACAATGAAGAATCTGAGAGAGATGAAGAATATAAAGCCATGATGAAAAATTGCCCCCGTGTGAATTTCACTTTAGCTGAATTGGAACGGTTGGCTGGTAGTGATCAGGAGGTTCCAGAAAAAGACTCTGAGTGTGGTGGCCCAGAGACCACCAGTCACTACAAGTTCAGCAGAGCCTCCAAGAGTCCCAAGACTCCCCGTGGCTTCTCCAGAGGCCAATGGTGCATTTGTCCTGAGGAGATCTTGGCTTCTCTTTTAGAGGAAGAGAATACTTACAGTAATCAGAAACCaaaggaaaacaacttaaaaccAAAGTTCCAAGCATTCAGAGGAGTGGGCTGTCTCTATGGAAAGGAGTCAGTGAAAAACACCTTGAAAGAGAGTATTACCTCTGATAATACTAATGAAGGTCAGGGTTCCTTAAAATATGAGGATCCCAATAGCATTCCCATGAAAAGTGGATCCCCATATGCTAATGGCTTATCAAGCAAACTGTCTTCATACCATCCTTCTAAGAAGTTGAACACTCTAAACCACATTCAGCCTCAAAAAGGACAATTTACTTTTGAGAACCAGGATCACAAGGTATTGTCCTCTAGCAATTCAGAAAAGGGAAGTAAAAATCCTATTTCTTGTCAGTTGTCATTAAAAGGTAAGAAATCCTTAAGTCTGATTGCAAAGACTCACAAGATAGGGTCTGACAAAGACACTTGCCATAGTGCCAAAAAAATTGAAGGAGCTTCTGAGGAAAAGGGGTCTGATGTCAACAGCCTCACATCTCTTGAGATACCACCAAAGGTTTCTCCCAAGAAAGACACTCAGAAAAGCACAGCTGATTTCTCACTTTCTCTTAGTAATTCGTCAGATGTGACTGCTAAGGATAAACAAGCTGAAGACAATCAGAAGCGTTTGGCAGCCTTGGAGGCAAGGCAGAAAGTCAAAGAAGTGCAGAAGAAGCTGGTGCACAACGCACTGGCAAATTTG GACGGTCACCCAGAGAACAAGCCCACACACATCATCTTTGATTCTGATGGTGCAAGTGAAATGGATGAACCATCCCCTCAGATGCAAAGCCATCCAAGAAAGGAGCTGGTGAAA GAGTCCTTGGGTAAATCACCTGGGAAGCTGTTTGACAGCAGCGATGATGGAGAATCTGATTCTGAGAATGACAGTGACAGGTTCAAAATTAAACCTCACTTTGAGGGCAGAGCTGGACAGAAG CTCATGGATTTACAGTCACACTTTGGCAGCGATGACAGATTCCGCATGGACTCTCGATTTCTAGAGAGTGACAGTGAAGAGGAACAGGAAG aggtaaatgaaaagaaaactgctGAGGAAGAAGAGCTTGctgcagaaaagaagaaaaccctgAATGTTATGCAAAGTATTTTGAATATCAGCTTCAACAACCCTATGAACAAAGGATCAGTAGTTGCTAAGAAATTTAA ggACATCATACGTTATGATCCAACAAGGCAGGACCATGCcacttatgaaagaaaaaaagatgataaaCCGAAAGAAAG TAAAGCAAAacgaaagaagaaaagggaggaagctGAGAAGCTGCCTGAGGTGTCTAAAGAAATATATTATGACATTGCTATGGACTTGAAAGAAATATTCCAAACTACGAAAGACATCAGTGAAAAGGAAGAAGACACACTCTGGAATGAGGACTGTggtggagagaaaaaggaagccaTCCGTGAAGGTGCAGCTCTGATGAGTGGGCCCGTGCAGCCCAGTGGGTTCACATTCTCCTTCTTCGAGTCAGACACTAAAGATGTAAAGGAAG AGACCTACAGAGTTGGAGCAGTGAAACCTGGGAAGATTGCCTGGCAGGGAGACCCTCGATTCCAAGACAGCAGTGCAGAAGAGGAAGATGCAACTGAAGAAGAGGATCACAGAAAGCACAGCCATGG agaagaaacatttcctgtgaaAGAGCacactagatttttctttttttccaagaatGATGAAAGACTTCATG GTTCTGACTTATTCTGGAGAGGTGTGGAAAGTAACATTAACAAGTCTTCTTGGGAGGCCCGAACAAACAGCCTGCTTATG GATTGTCGAAAGAAGCATAAAGAAGCCAAAAGGAAagtaaaaccaaaataa